From the Elusimicrobiota bacterium genome, one window contains:
- a CDS encoding GIY-YIG nuclease family protein, which produces MQENEFYVYVLRSEKDNKLYVGYTSDLELRFKQHNSGLVDSTKFRRPFKLVHFEKHENKNVSQSRERFFKSGKGREFLNRLITKKSG; this is translated from the coding sequence ATGCAAGAAAATGAGTTTTATGTCTATGTTTTGCGTAGTGAAAAAGATAATAAGTTATATGTAGGATATACTTCTGATTTGGAGCTAAGATTTAAACAGCATAATAGCGGATTAGTAGATTCAACAAAATTTAGACGACCATTTAAATTGGTACATTTTGAAAAACACGAAAATAAGAATGTATCTCAGAGTAGGGAAAGGTTTTTTAAGTCAGGAAAAGGTAGAGAATTTCTTAATAGGTTAATTACGAAAAAATCAGGTTGA